The following are encoded together in the Planococcus antarcticus DSM 14505 genome:
- a CDS encoding solute symporter family protein: MMEAQNWQLSNPILGLAVVGATFLLFYIVGFLSNRKSASAKDLYIGGGNVGAFTNGLAMAATYMSLATFLGITALILQLQVPFIMLWIQLILAIPLITIIYGTSLRRMGAFSPTHFIRDRYGVTASIIAALFMILVSIMYALGQMIGIAITFETLLGIPYLTGLFVFGIIIVGYITIGGMAGATNNAAIQMVIIALMFILPLGAIMKAVGATGWYFPPLFYSDMVPAMLESLPTFFDYQFSPKWYFSIIPALTIGALGLPHLAMRVYTASNLKSARSAMVWFAFILGLVFSATYAMGFVGVYATATQGLVISDGDADKLTIILNLVYNPEWVTALVIAGAISAGLSTLSGNLLAIGALISQDIIATLKPNIPQRLSLRIGFVAIFAGGLVSILLAIQPPAFLVVSILWAFGLAGVTNAPLIIVGVWWKEANKFGAIAASVVGGAIYIIVSPFVFPNIVLTGHGVTDGMGLSGAMLAVPISFILLIVVSYITNRMPGLANKLTKQSDIELIERIHGWKDIKSYRYNSTVGAGVTVVVSAVVAIWALMPWGM, translated from the coding sequence ATGATGGAAGCTCAAAACTGGCAATTATCCAATCCAATTCTTGGTTTAGCGGTTGTGGGAGCGACTTTTTTATTGTTTTATATCGTCGGATTCCTGTCCAACCGGAAAAGCGCCTCAGCTAAAGATCTTTACATAGGCGGTGGAAATGTTGGTGCTTTCACCAATGGCCTAGCAATGGCGGCAACTTATATGAGTTTGGCGACATTCTTGGGTATCACGGCGCTGATTCTCCAGTTGCAGGTGCCGTTTATCATGTTGTGGATTCAGTTGATTTTGGCAATTCCATTGATCACCATCATTTATGGAACGAGCCTTCGCCGGATGGGTGCTTTTTCTCCTACCCATTTTATCCGCGACCGATATGGAGTGACGGCCTCCATCATTGCCGCTCTTTTCATGATTTTGGTGTCTATCATGTATGCCCTCGGGCAAATGATCGGAATCGCCATCACGTTTGAAACTTTATTGGGAATCCCTTATTTAACAGGACTTTTTGTTTTCGGCATTATTATCGTCGGTTACATCACAATCGGGGGCATGGCGGGAGCGACGAACAACGCAGCGATTCAAATGGTCATTATCGCTTTGATGTTCATCTTGCCGCTTGGCGCGATCATGAAAGCGGTCGGAGCAACTGGCTGGTATTTTCCGCCTTTGTTCTATTCGGATATGGTTCCAGCCATGCTGGAATCTTTGCCGACATTCTTCGACTATCAGTTCTCACCAAAGTGGTACTTCTCCATTATTCCAGCTTTGACGATTGGGGCTTTGGGGCTTCCGCATTTAGCCATGCGTGTTTACACGGCATCCAATCTGAAAAGCGCACGCTCAGCGATGGTCTGGTTCGCATTCATTCTAGGGCTGGTGTTCTCAGCGACTTATGCAATGGGCTTTGTAGGCGTTTATGCGACTGCTACCCAAGGGCTGGTCATTTCAGACGGAGATGCTGATAAACTGACGATCATCCTGAATCTCGTCTACAATCCGGAATGGGTGACTGCACTTGTCATCGCCGGTGCGATTTCAGCGGGCCTTTCGACTTTGAGTGGCAATTTGCTGGCAATCGGCGCTTTAATTTCTCAGGATATCATCGCTACTTTAAAGCCGAATATTCCACAGCGTTTAAGTCTTCGGATCGGATTCGTGGCTATCTTTGCAGGTGGATTGGTCAGCATCCTGCTGGCAATCCAGCCGCCTGCTTTCCTAGTTGTCAGTATTCTGTGGGCATTCGGATTGGCGGGAGTCACGAATGCACCGCTGATCATTGTCGGTGTTTGGTGGAAAGAAGCCAATAAATTTGGAGCCATTGCCGCCTCTGTAGTCGGTGGTGCCATTTACATTATCGTCTCGCCATTCGTTTTCCCGAACATCGTCTTGACGGGGCACGGGGTCACGGATGGAATGGGTCTATCGGGCGCAATGCTCGCTGTGCCGATTAGTTTTATCTTGCTGATTGTCGTTTCCTATATTACTAACCGCATGCCGGGTCTGGCGAACAAGCTGACCAAGCAATCGGATATTGAATTGATCGAACGCATCCACGGTTGGAAGGATATTAAATCATACCGCTATAACAGCACAGTAGGTGCCGGGGTAACGGTGGTGGTTTCTGCAGTTGTCGCGATATGGGCTTTGATGCCTTGGGGGATGTAA